A window of the Cellvibrio sp. pealriver genome harbors these coding sequences:
- a CDS encoding succinate dehydrogenase assembly factor 2 translates to MDINRLFWGSRRGMLELDLVLMPFLENVYPTLEQSDKERYWLLLEEQDQDLFAWFLRRENPANPELQRIVDIIRANTGLQKKDS, encoded by the coding sequence GTGGATATCAATCGTTTGTTTTGGGGTAGTCGGCGCGGCATGTTGGAGTTGGATTTGGTGTTGATGCCATTTCTGGAAAATGTGTACCCGACATTGGAACAAAGCGATAAGGAACGTTATTGGTTGTTGCTGGAAGAGCAGGATCAGGATTTGTTTGCCTGGTTCCTGCGTCGTGAAAATCCTGCCAACCCTGAACTACAACGGATTGTGGATATTATTCGTGCAAATACCGGGCTTCAGAAAAAAGACAGCTGA
- a CDS encoding folate-binding protein YgfZ, producing the protein MTSPAAHQNIRVKLENSQLLLISGADAGKFLQGQVTCDVRELANPITRLGTQCNPKGRILLSFRALQMDAETIALRIPTSMLDKAKVSLGKYIVFSKAKLVDARDRYQLLGLYGETADEVAAQWFGKLPAEIDGWVEKDGSYLIQLAANRYECWMSSEHIERITQGFAAQTVEQDINAWQLLDIQAGIASIIPETIELFTPQEINYQLIGGVNFRKGCYTGQEIVARLHYRGKLKRHMYRFASIGQTLPAPGSVLVNSKTQQACGHLVAAASTEGNSFEMLVSLLDEQLDEVQLEGRPEKLSLMPLPYAIPTAEEKTE; encoded by the coding sequence ATGACATCCCCCGCTGCTCACCAAAATATCCGGGTAAAACTGGAAAACAGTCAACTGCTGCTCATCTCTGGAGCGGATGCAGGAAAATTCCTGCAAGGCCAAGTCACCTGTGATGTGCGTGAGCTGGCCAACCCCATCACCCGGCTTGGCACACAATGCAACCCCAAGGGCCGTATCCTGTTAAGTTTTCGCGCGCTGCAGATGGATGCGGAAACCATCGCTTTGCGAATTCCAACATCAATGTTGGATAAAGCAAAGGTATCGCTCGGTAAATACATTGTGTTTTCAAAAGCCAAACTGGTGGATGCGCGCGACCGTTATCAACTGCTGGGGCTTTATGGTGAAACCGCAGACGAGGTTGCGGCGCAATGGTTTGGCAAACTGCCCGCTGAAATCGACGGTTGGGTTGAGAAAGATGGCAGCTACCTTATCCAATTGGCAGCAAACCGCTATGAATGCTGGATGTCATCGGAACATATCGAACGTATTACCCAAGGGTTTGCAGCACAAACGGTCGAGCAGGACATCAACGCCTGGCAATTGCTCGATATACAAGCCGGTATCGCCAGCATCATTCCCGAGACCATTGAACTCTTTACGCCGCAAGAGATTAATTACCAGTTAATCGGCGGGGTTAATTTTCGCAAGGGCTGCTACACCGGCCAGGAAATTGTGGCGCGCCTGCATTATCGCGGCAAACTCAAACGCCATATGTACCGCTTTGCCAGTATCGGACAAACATTACCCGCGCCAGGCAGTGTATTGGTCAATTCAAAAACCCAGCAAGCATGTGGTCATCTCGTTGCGGCTGCCTCCACAGAAGGCAATTCATTTGAAATGCTGGTATCGCTTCTGGATGAACAATTGGATGAGGTACAACTGGAAGGCCGCCCGGAAAAATTAAGCCTGATGCCGCTTCCCTATGCTATACCTACAGCAGAAGAAAAAACTGAATAG
- a CDS encoding HDOD domain-containing protein, producing the protein MNPIVEKVRQEIITAIKNDQLVLPTLPEVALKVREVADDPDADIEKLTTVIGNDAALSARIIRVANSPLLRASRAIEDLRTALMRLGIQYTCNIATGLAMEQMFQATSDLVDMRMRDVWSRSSEVAGISHVLCKHYTRLRPDQATLAGLVHKIGVLPILTYAEDHPALLKDSLTLDAVIDQLHAPVGDLILKTWGFPEEIAHIPSQHINFTRDVPKADYGDIVTVAMLQSYLGTDSPMGKVDYNKVKAFDRLKLDPNMHISESEDLSGEMEAAMSLLL; encoded by the coding sequence ATGAACCCCATTGTTGAGAAAGTCCGCCAGGAAATCATCACAGCGATCAAAAACGATCAGCTTGTATTACCCACCTTGCCGGAGGTTGCCCTAAAGGTCAGGGAAGTCGCCGATGATCCCGATGCCGATATTGAAAAATTAACCACTGTAATTGGCAATGATGCTGCATTGAGTGCGCGGATTATTCGCGTTGCCAACAGCCCGCTTTTACGCGCCAGCCGCGCGATTGAAGATTTACGTACCGCGCTTATGCGCTTGGGCATTCAGTACACCTGCAATATCGCGACAGGTTTGGCGATGGAACAAATGTTTCAGGCGACATCCGATTTAGTCGATATGCGCATGCGTGATGTCTGGAGCCGCTCCAGTGAAGTCGCAGGCATTAGCCATGTATTGTGCAAACATTACACGCGCCTGCGTCCGGATCAGGCAACCCTCGCAGGCTTGGTGCATAAGATCGGGGTTTTGCCAATCCTGACTTACGCAGAAGACCACCCGGCATTACTCAAAGACAGCCTGACACTCGATGCTGTTATTGACCAATTGCACGCACCGGTTGGCGATTTGATTTTGAAAACCTGGGGCTTTCCCGAAGAAATTGCGCATATTCCTTCGCAACACATCAATTTCACGCGTGATGTACCAAAAGCTGATTATGGCGATATCGTCACAGTGGCTATGCTGCAAAGCTATTTGGGCACAGATTCCCCGATGGGCAAAGTGGATTACAACAAAGTAAAAGCCTTTGACCGGCTCAAACTTGACCCTAATATGCACATTAGTGAATCTGAAGATTTGAGTGGCGAGATGGAAGCGGCGATGTCATTGTTGCTGTAA
- a CDS encoding GAF domain-containing protein: protein MIRLDQIRICLEGLLPSMLATCGADGTPNITYVSQVHYVNPNHVALTFQFFNKTRLNILANPQATLLVIDLQTAAMYRLALLYRHTETSGPLFESMKARLAGIASSSGMENVFHLQGADVYQVMDIEAVPGMQKPVLPPARQSQLYLREAFCAMSRAQDMAELFECCMNSLSQQLQIEYAMLLLADGTGKKLYTLDTRGYSQSGIGAEVPIGYGIIGTAAQYRTPIRITHVAMEYTYVQAMRDYLQHEQDTTGLETHIAFPGLKLPRSQLAMPILDKDKLLGIIYAESPKDEFFHYDHEDMLACLALFLGQMIVKLQASECLNIYRGDSDNHNSDQKITAASAKESNQTHIRPQTPVLIRYYRQNHSIFLDQDYLIKGIAGAILWRLLQLHTHEGRCHFSNRELRLDPHLKLPDIDDNLEARLILLRRRLEERCSFMRLEKAGRGAFTLNLNTPLTLIEVDSL, encoded by the coding sequence ATGATAAGGCTAGATCAAATCCGGATTTGTCTGGAGGGTTTATTGCCATCCATGCTTGCTACTTGCGGTGCTGATGGCACGCCAAATATTACCTATGTATCGCAAGTACACTACGTTAATCCGAATCATGTTGCGCTGACATTTCAATTTTTTAATAAGACACGACTAAATATTTTAGCCAACCCCCAGGCAACCCTGCTGGTGATTGATCTACAAACCGCCGCAATGTATCGCCTCGCGCTGCTCTATCGCCACACAGAAACATCCGGCCCGTTGTTTGAAAGTATGAAAGCACGCCTTGCCGGCATTGCCAGCAGCTCGGGAATGGAAAATGTATTCCATCTGCAAGGTGCTGATGTCTATCAGGTGATGGATATAGAAGCCGTTCCCGGAATGCAAAAACCGGTATTGCCGCCGGCTCGCCAATCACAACTTTATTTGCGTGAAGCCTTTTGCGCAATGAGCCGCGCACAAGACATGGCCGAATTATTTGAATGCTGTATGAATTCGCTTTCGCAACAACTTCAAATCGAATACGCCATGTTATTGCTAGCCGATGGAACAGGAAAAAAACTGTACACGTTGGACACACGCGGTTACTCACAATCAGGAATAGGCGCAGAAGTGCCAATAGGTTATGGAATCATAGGCACAGCCGCACAATATCGCACCCCGATTCGCATTACGCATGTGGCGATGGAGTACACCTATGTACAAGCGATGCGCGATTATTTACAACACGAACAAGACACTACAGGACTGGAAACACATATTGCATTTCCCGGATTAAAGCTGCCCCGCAGCCAGCTTGCCATGCCGATTTTAGATAAAGACAAGTTATTGGGGATTATCTACGCGGAGAGCCCTAAAGATGAATTTTTTCACTACGACCATGAGGATATGCTTGCCTGTCTTGCCTTGTTTTTAGGCCAGATGATCGTAAAACTACAAGCGTCTGAATGTTTGAATATTTATCGTGGTGATTCTGACAACCACAACTCTGATCAAAAAATTACTGCTGCATCGGCAAAAGAATCCAATCAGACACACATTCGTCCGCAAACGCCGGTGTTGATTCGTTACTACCGGCAAAACCACAGCATTTTTCTTGATCAGGATTATTTAATAAAAGGGATTGCGGGTGCCATTTTATGGCGTTTATTACAGTTGCATACTCATGAAGGACGCTGTCATTTTAGTAATCGTGAGTTGCGCCTTGACCCGCATTTAAAACTACCTGACATTGATGACAATCTTGAAGCAAGATTAATTTTATTGCGCCGCCGTTTGGAAGAGCGCTGCAGTTTTATGCGTTTGGAAAAAGCCGGGCGCGGTGCTTTTACACTGAACCTGAATACACCGCTCACCCTGATTGAAGTGGATAGCCTTTAA